Proteins from a single region of Dehalococcoidia bacterium:
- a CDS encoding KH domain-containing protein, which translates to MTVSKDPSNPEELVKYIASCLVENADKIEIESVEEGNKTILKLKVDETDKGKIIGKNGKIAKSIRNVLKLASTKHNNKYMLEII; encoded by the coding sequence ATGACAGTAAGTAAAGATCCTTCTAATCCAGAAGAGCTAGTAAAATATATAGCTAGCTGTTTAGTTGAGAATGCTGACAAGATTGAAATTGAATCTGTTGAAGAAGGAAATAAAACTATTCTAAAATTGAAAGTTGATGAAACTGATAAAGGAAAAATTATTGGTAAAAACGGGAAAATTGCAAAATCAATAAGAAATGTCTTAAAGTTAGCTTCCACAAAACATAATAACAAATATATGTTAGAAATTATCTAA
- a CDS encoding YebC/PmpR family DNA-binding transcriptional regulator, producing the protein MSGHSKWSTIKHKKGILDAKKGVLFTKLSREITVAAKSGDSDPELNFRLRLAIDNAKSQNMPKDNIERAIAKGSGGGAAGDSFEEITYEGIGPGGIGIIIQTLTDNKNRSAATVRSTITRAGGTFATTGAVSWNFEQKGQLVLSISEGDPELIALESIDQGAEDFDVFDNTVEITCAFSDLSNIQKNISENESVIVEKAELALVPNTTISLDKNQSSQTLKLLDDLEDLDDVQKVFTNAEFNEDALTTYAEK; encoded by the coding sequence ATGTCAGGTCATTCAAAATGGAGTACCATAAAGCATAAAAAGGGTATTTTAGATGCCAAAAAAGGTGTTTTATTTACAAAACTTTCTAGAGAAATTACTGTAGCTGCTAAGTCTGGAGATTCAGATCCTGAATTAAATTTCAGACTCAGATTAGCAATAGACAATGCAAAATCTCAAAATATGCCCAAAGATAATATTGAAAGAGCAATAGCTAAAGGCTCTGGAGGAGGAGCAGCAGGAGATAGTTTTGAAGAAATTACATATGAAGGAATAGGACCAGGAGGTATTGGAATAATAATCCAAACTTTGACTGATAATAAAAACAGATCAGCCGCAACTGTAAGATCAACTATAACTAGAGCAGGTGGTACTTTTGCAACTACTGGAGCTGTCTCATGGAATTTTGAACAAAAGGGTCAGTTAGTATTGAGTATTTCTGAAGGAGATCCAGAACTAATAGCTTTAGAAAGTATAGATCAAGGGGCAGAGGATTTTGATGTTTTTGATAATACTGTTGAAATAACTTGTGCCTTTTCTGATCTTTCAAATATCCAAAAAAATATATCTGAGAATGAATCAGTAATAGTTGAAAAAGCAGAATTAGCTCTAGTTCCAAATACAACTATTTCCTTAGATAAAAATCAATCAAGCCAAACCTTAAAATTACTTGATGATTTAGAAGATTTAGATGATGTTCAAAAAGTTTTTACCAATGCAGAATTTAACGAAGATGCATTAACTACTTATGCAGAAAAATAA
- a CDS encoding ABC transporter ATP-binding protein, with product MDSIKVNNLSKSYGDYLAIDNINFSVEKGTIHGLLGENGAGKTTTMRCLLGLSYSDSGEMYIEGDKVTRKNHKIRKSIAYLAGDFRPYENIKPIEYFNYILKLENNNNNRFRELSDLFKLDLNKKIKELSKGNKQKVGIIQAFMRNSEILILDEPTSGLDPNYQRVFRELIFREKEEGKTILLSSHDLLEISNCCDFVTIIKGGKVISSQSKNELAKKTVKKISIKFNKIPAEELIMKIHTITNYEISDNEITFYISGDIDTFLKFISNFEVIDLETESSDLSQTLLEYF from the coding sequence ATGGATTCTATAAAGGTTAATAATTTATCCAAATCATATGGTGACTATTTAGCAATTGATAATATAAATTTCTCAGTTGAAAAAGGAACCATTCATGGATTATTGGGTGAAAATGGAGCCGGTAAAACTACTACAATGAGATGTTTACTAGGATTAAGTTACTCTGATTCAGGTGAGATGTATATTGAAGGAGATAAAGTAACAAGAAAAAACCATAAAATCAGAAAAAGTATAGCTTATCTTGCTGGTGATTTTAGGCCTTATGAAAATATTAAGCCAATTGAATATTTCAACTATATCTTAAAATTAGAAAATAATAATAACAATAGATTCAGAGAATTATCAGATCTTTTCAAACTGGATTTAAATAAAAAAATTAAAGAATTATCAAAAGGAAATAAGCAAAAGGTTGGTATCATACAAGCTTTTATGAGAAATAGTGAAATTTTGATACTTGATGAACCAACTAGTGGATTAGATCCTAATTACCAAAGAGTTTTTCGAGAGTTGATATTTAGAGAAAAGGAAGAAGGTAAAACTATACTACTTTCTTCACATGACCTACTAGAAATTTCAAATTGTTGTGATTTTGTAACTATCATCAAGGGAGGAAAAGTAATTTCTTCTCAAAGTAAAAACGAATTAGCAAAAAAAACTGTGAAAAAAATATCAATTAAGTTCAATAAAATTCCTGCAGAAGAGCTAATCATGAAAATTCACACAATTACTAACTATGAAATAAGTGATAATGAGATCACATTTTACATATCTGGTGATATTGATACTTTCTTAAAATTCATATCTAATTTTGAGGTTATTGATTTAGAAACAGAATCCTCAGATCTAAGTCAAACTTTACTGGAGTATTTTTAA
- a CDS encoding ABC transporter permease, translating to MNILLNTLSRNKKKIIFFSLASIFYTFFLLYVWTLMEDTFSQVLDLFPEPIKKIAGFGDDLSTAGFLNGEFMHLIGPLIMGAFGITIGSTILASEEENKTIDQFLSLSISRTRYYTEKYISLIILVFILSLVFSLTLLLSNILFDINLSLHNIVYSGLCLFIYGITTGSISYFSGAFFAKVSISVGIGGGVALIGYVFDSVYKTVSSLSYLKYFSLHYYYNDNGVIMNGFDILHLFLMLLITTFCYLFGLLIFNKRDIKS from the coding sequence TTGAACATATTGCTAAATACACTATCAAGAAACAAAAAGAAAATTATTTTCTTTAGCTTAGCATCAATTTTTTATACCTTTTTTTTACTTTATGTATGGACTTTGATGGAAGATACTTTTTCACAAGTTCTTGATTTATTTCCAGAGCCAATAAAAAAAATTGCTGGTTTTGGAGATGATTTATCTACAGCAGGATTTCTAAATGGTGAATTTATGCACTTGATCGGTCCGTTAATAATGGGGGCATTTGGGATAACTATTGGATCAACTATCCTAGCTTCAGAAGAGGAGAATAAAACTATAGACCAGTTTTTATCTTTATCAATATCAAGAACTAGATATTATACAGAAAAATATATCTCACTCATAATTTTAGTTTTTATATTATCTTTAGTTTTTTCTTTAACACTACTACTATCTAATATTTTATTCGATATTAATTTAAGTCTGCATAATATTGTGTACTCTGGTTTATGTCTATTTATCTATGGAATCACAACTGGATCAATAAGTTATTTTAGTGGAGCATTTTTTGCTAAAGTCTCAATCTCTGTAGGAATTGGAGGTGGAGTTGCATTAATTGGATATGTCTTTGATTCAGTTTATAAAACTGTAAGTTCTTTGAGTTACTTGAAATACTTTTCTTTACATTATTACTACAACGATAATGGAGTAATAATGAATGGTTTTGACATACTTCATTTATTTCTAATGTTACTCATAACAACTTTCTGTTACTTATTTGGTTTATTAATTTTCAATAAAAGAGACATTAAGTCATAG
- a CDS encoding winged helix-turn-helix domain-containing protein, with amino-acid sequence MISQDILIYLIGSLFLLLLLVVILRSNLKNKNLISKINKLENRNLIQVQNQRVLDSIDLLFENEFKPNENLCNSIRIATESETVILSVMNPQNGSFQAINSSSYKQIDVSNFEPEYDDKKTLAIVTGIEGTSKVLDNKNNECFPEWFNELEFEQIISLPIINGFETYGCIYIFLKNSNEGELLEKKLKDSSLLIKIFQNSLSENKEQNEIIKTKENKKNINNIIPIFYDDNLQTIRFENNEIALSNSEYLIISKLLSKNGDLLLYEEIEKILWPNNKGINKTAMRLHIHRLREKTNSITSNKDFIKTQRGKGIFIDLTLF; translated from the coding sequence ATGATTTCTCAAGATATTCTTATATATTTAATTGGCAGTTTATTTCTATTATTACTTTTAGTTGTAATTTTGCGATCAAACTTAAAAAATAAAAATCTAATATCTAAGATTAATAAATTAGAAAATAGAAACCTAATTCAAGTACAAAATCAAAGAGTATTAGATTCTATTGATTTGTTATTTGAAAACGAATTTAAACCTAACGAAAATCTATGTAATTCAATTAGAATAGCAACTGAAAGTGAAACAGTAATTCTATCAGTAATGAACCCCCAAAATGGTTCTTTTCAGGCTATAAATTCTTCAAGTTATAAACAAATTGATGTAAGCAATTTTGAGCCTGAATATGATGATAAAAAAACTCTTGCAATAGTTACTGGCATAGAAGGAACATCCAAGGTTTTAGATAATAAAAATAATGAGTGCTTCCCAGAATGGTTTAATGAATTAGAATTTGAACAAATAATATCACTGCCTATTATAAATGGATTTGAAACTTATGGATGTATTTATATATTTCTGAAAAATAGTAATGAAGGGGAACTTTTAGAAAAGAAGCTTAAAGATAGTAGTTTATTAATAAAAATATTTCAAAATTCTTTATCAGAAAATAAAGAACAAAATGAAATAATAAAAACAAAAGAAAATAAAAAAAATATAAATAATATAATACCTATATTTTATGACGATAATTTACAAACTATAAGATTTGAAAATAATGAAATTGCTTTGTCTAATTCTGAATACTTAATAATTAGTAAATTATTAAGTAAAAATGGAGACTTATTGCTATACGAAGAGATAGAAAAAATCCTTTGGCCCAATAACAAAGGGATAAACAAAACTGCTATGAGATTACATATTCATAGGTTAAGAGAAAAGACTAATAGCATTACTAGTAATAAAGATTTTATAAAGACCCAAAGAGGTAAAGGTATTTTTATTGATCTGACTTTATTTTAA
- a CDS encoding pyridoxal phosphate-dependent aminotransferase has protein sequence MKLSSRQKRLGTETAFETLAKAKKLEAQGKNVIHLEIGEPDFDSPKHVVTAAKKALDEGFTHYGPSAGQPELREAIAVHQGEVNGYKISSDRVIVTPGAKPVMFFSILALIERGDEVIYPNPGFPIYESMINYVGGTAVPMKLEESKNFNANIDDLKKLINDKTKMIIINTPNNPCGSVTQIEDLEQIAKIAVENDIIVLSDEIYKDMYYQGEHYSITKFKGMKERTIILDGFSKSYAMTGWRLGYGIFPEFMIDDITKLMTNSVSCTSVFSQMAAIAALEGPKDFTLNMMEKFKIRRDIVVDGLNSIDGINCKTPLGAFYAFPNISGTGLSSSDFADIALDNYGVALLSGTAFGNYGDNYIRISFANSDDNLREAIDRLNRMITELK, from the coding sequence ATGAAATTATCCTCCAGACAAAAAAGATTGGGTACAGAAACAGCATTTGAAACACTTGCAAAAGCTAAAAAACTAGAAGCTCAAGGTAAAAATGTTATTCATCTTGAGATAGGAGAACCTGATTTTGATAGTCCAAAGCATGTAGTGACTGCTGCTAAAAAAGCTTTGGATGAAGGTTTTACTCACTATGGACCTTCAGCTGGTCAACCAGAGCTGAGAGAAGCCATTGCCGTTCATCAAGGTGAAGTCAATGGTTATAAAATTTCTTCAGATAGAGTAATAGTAACTCCTGGTGCTAAACCAGTAATGTTTTTTTCTATTTTAGCCTTAATTGAAAGAGGTGATGAAGTTATTTATCCAAATCCTGGATTTCCAATCTATGAATCTATGATAAATTATGTTGGTGGAACCGCGGTTCCAATGAAATTAGAAGAAAGTAAAAATTTCAACGCAAACATTGACGATTTGAAAAAACTTATTAATGACAAAACAAAAATGATAATAATTAATACCCCAAATAATCCTTGTGGCTCAGTTACCCAAATTGAAGATCTTGAGCAAATAGCCAAAATAGCAGTTGAAAATGATATTATTGTTCTTTCAGATGAAATCTATAAAGATATGTACTATCAGGGTGAACATTACTCAATTACTAAGTTTAAAGGAATGAAAGAAAGAACTATAATCTTAGACGGATTTTCTAAGAGCTATGCAATGACTGGTTGGAGATTGGGTTATGGTATTTTCCCAGAATTTATGATCGATGATATTACTAAACTCATGACTAATTCTGTATCTTGTACTTCTGTTTTTAGTCAGATGGCTGCTATAGCGGCTCTAGAAGGTCCAAAAGATTTTACTTTGAATATGATGGAAAAATTTAAGATTAGAAGAGATATAGTTGTAGATGGATTAAATTCTATAGATGGTATAAATTGTAAAACTCCACTAGGTGCTTTCTACGCATTTCCAAATATATCTGGAACCGGTTTGTCTAGTTCAGATTTTGCTGATATTGCTTTAGATAATTATGGAGTAGCATTACTATCTGGAACGGCTTTTGGGAATTATGGTGATAATTATATAAGAATTTCTTTTGCAAATTCAGATGACAATTTAAGAGAAGCTATAGATCGACTCAATAGAATGATTACGGAATTAAAATAA
- a CDS encoding class I SAM-dependent methyltransferase, with product MKEYKTNYKNWIIWYDLFYEIIKPDDLLFYQSYITNKTKDVLEMGIGTGRVFQKFINKKINWTGIDDSEEMINLCKEKIEPEQPLIGKLKLINDDMTKLDIKENKKSIYNSKFDLVIYPSNSIMSVGNITLQKDALCSGIKHLKDDGLIIFDLHNPNNYQINKDFKLIASSEIKKLSYEIFGRSEIDLSINLHKNFQKIFIDSKEIVELISYDHFLYMDEVINLCLDLDLEITEIYGGYNKEKVSDNSEELIYICKKK from the coding sequence ATGAAAGAATATAAAACCAACTATAAAAATTGGATAATATGGTATGACCTATTTTACGAAATAATAAAACCAGATGATCTGCTTTTTTATCAGTCATATATTACTAACAAAACAAAAGATGTTTTAGAAATGGGAATTGGTACTGGTAGAGTATTCCAAAAATTTATTAACAAAAAAATCAATTGGACAGGAATTGATGATTCTGAAGAGATGATAAATTTATGTAAAGAAAAAATAGAACCTGAACAACCCTTAATAGGAAAGCTAAAGCTCATTAATGATGATATGACAAAATTGGATATTAAAGAAAATAAAAAATCAATTTATAACTCTAAGTTTGATTTAGTTATATATCCATCTAATTCTATAATGAGTGTAGGAAATATAACTCTTCAAAAAGATGCACTTTGTTCAGGAATAAAGCATCTAAAGGATGATGGTTTAATAATATTTGATTTGCATAATCCAAATAATTATCAAATTAATAAAGATTTTAAGCTAATTGCATCATCAGAAATTAAAAAATTATCATATGAAATATTTGGAAGAAGCGAGATAGATTTATCGATCAATCTCCATAAAAATTTCCAAAAAATATTTATTGATTCAAAGGAAATAGTTGAATTGATCTCTTATGACCACTTTCTTTATATGGATGAAGTTATAAATCTTTGCCTAGATTTAGATTTAGAGATAACTGAAATATATGGAGGATATAATAAAGAGAAAGTTTCAGATAATTCTGAAGAATTAATTTACATCTGTAAAAAAAAATAA